A single region of the Drosophila miranda strain MSH22 chromosome 2, D.miranda_PacBio2.1, whole genome shotgun sequence genome encodes:
- the LOC108154347 gene encoding uncharacterized protein LOC108154347 — protein MFAARCVKRALPRFTLHVHHILGQKPFLKTREMPMFYTFRYLGAKDGGKPPAGAAGGGGGVGKKPAAPAGGGGGKEPAAAGGGMQPAPDGGGAAVVEMAPPAVILKIIKARIVPELGYDDRNMRLGRVMSPALTIYKKQLTSVLSILLRMSGFALTLFVWGLGLTGLFSKRTLAEWAEKVNECDVRRNVVSGMKFVMIFPFVYHVVAGTRHLIWHLDVFLTKPQIYATGYLAVVLTFVLAGGMTVLNVGEEVKKDVVDMTDEKHYKQKKAEEKKKAEEEAKAKSKMEAEKKAQEKALAKEQKKAQAKEADGKTKEPPK, from the exons ATGTTTGCAGC TCGCTGCGTGAAACGAGCGCTGCCTCGGTTTACGCTTCACGTGCATCACATTCTGGGCCAAAAGCCATTTTTGAAGACCCGCGAGATGCCGATGTTCTATACATTTCGTTACCTGGGCGCCAAGGATGGTGGAAAGCCGCCAGCTGGTGCTGCAGGAGGAGGCGGTGGCGTCGGGAAGAAGCCAGCTGCTCCTGCAGGCGGAGGCGGTGGCAAGGAGCCAGCTGCTGCAGGAGGAGGGATGCAGCCAGCTCCAGACGGAGGCGGAGCAGCAGTCGTTGAGATGGCGCCGCCGGCAGTTATTTTGAAGATAATCAAGGCCAGGATTGTGCCGGAACTCGGCTACGATGATCGCAACATGCGACTGGGGCGCGTTATGTCGCCGGCTCTGACGATCTACAAGAAACAGCTGACATCGGTGCTCTCCATTCTGCTGCGGATGTCGGGCTTCGCCCTGACGCTGTTCGTGTGGGGACTCGGCCTCACGGGCCTCTTCTCGAAACGCACCCTCGCCGAGTGGGCGGAGAAGGTGAACGAATGCGATGTGCGTCGCAATGTCGTGAGTGGCATGAAGTTCGTGATGATCTTTCCGTTCGTCTATCACGTGGTGGCCGGTACTCGCCATTTGATCTGGCATTTGGATGTGTTCCTCACCAAGCCACAGATCTATGCCACTGGCTATTTGGCCGTTGTGTTGACCTTTGTCCTGGCTGGAGGCATGACCGTGCTGAACGTTGGGGAAGAGGTCAAAAAGGATGTTGTGGACATGACGGACGAGAAGCACTACAAACAGAAGAAGGCCGAGGAGAAGAAGAAGGCAGAGGAGGAGGCAAAGGCCAAGTCCAAGATGGAGGCCGAAAAGAAAGCCCAGGAGAAAGCTCTGGCCAAGGAGCAGAAGAAAGCCCAGGCCAAGGAAGCCGACGGCAAGACCAAGGAACCACCAAAATAG